GGATACCAAAAGTTGTTGAAATTACAATATTTATTTGATTTAAATACCTCACAAGATTTAAAACTGTATTTTTTCTAGAAAACTATATGCTAAGGAAACCGTAACATTTTTCAGTGGATTTCCTTCACCAAAAAATAAATAAGTAACGGCCGATGGTTTAGCGAAATAGGAAAAAACCTTTCTCTTGGTTTCTGAGAAGTGGGCCGGCCGGCCCACTCGCTCGGTTGTGGCTTCCTTTCCCCTACCCTCCTCCGATGGCGGGCGGCGATTTCCCTCCCGTGGCGGTTGCCCCGGAAAGGGATCGGGAGGCAGACGAGCggctgttgaagaagaagaagaagccggagccggagcagccgcagccgcagccggcggcggaggaggcgacggGCGTCAACCCTCTCAGCCCGAGGTACAGCGAGTACGACCCCAAGCAGAGGGAGCACGTGTACACCCGCTTCTGCTTCGATCCCAGGCTCGATCTCTACAAGGAGTGTAAGTCCCCGCTTCCCCAACCGATTCTCCTGCCGGGTCGCTGTGTTGAACTGAATGAGCATCAGTGCTTGCGTTTTCTAATTTTGCACATAACACAGTGAATTCTACTACCCTGCATTGCACTTTGTACTGGTGAGTGGGTCGGTTCAGAATTCAGAAACTCGCTTAAAGGAGTAATTATTCATAGTCGAGTTACCCGGTGTTATTGGGAGTAAAGGTATCCATCATACCCTGGTGTTTTGCACAACCAGGGTCAGGTTTAGTGGTGCAAAATGCAGTTTACTGTAAAAATCCTGCTGGCCTTTTCAACCGTGATAGCTTTACCGGTTCATCCACCATCCAGTTCATTCTTGGATTTTGTAACGCTAGTAAATTTTACTGCAACGTAAAAGGCACCGTTTCCTTCAATTTGCAGTTGAACCATGCACCACACGAATACAATGCATGTTACTCCATTCAACTTTTACGGTTTTACCTATTCTAGACTGACAACTAACTGTCTGATGATTGCATAGGTATTTGAAATGTGTGTTCCTCTCTTTCCGCAGCTCCTTATGGTCCAACGCGCCATACTCACAAAACCTTCGGAGAGGGATTCCCATTGTCTAACTCAGCAAATATTCTCTCTGTCAAGATTGTTTCTTCTGACTATGGCTACCCACTTGATGTCTATGGCACGGTCATAGCCAGGGATGATCTGGATCGCAAATGTGTCTATCTATTCTGGCACGACAAGGACAATCGCCAGTTCATCACCTCATAGGTATTACTTATATTTTGCTTGCATGATAGCCAATGCACTTCTATACACGTATAATTTCCCAGTGGTGTGTTCCTTGTATTGCTCTTGATATCTGTCATCTGATACAGTTATTTGAAATAGGAATAGTGAATTCGTAATGGAGGGTTTATATGCATATGTTAATCGTCAATGGATTGTTGGCACATGAAACATATTTGCAACTTTGTGTGGTTGAAAACTCCAATAAGATTATCCAACAAAGAATATATTCTATCCGGTACTATATGGGTGCAGATATAGTATAGAGTAGAGTAAAATATCTTTTATACTTGGACCGTCATACAattcttgtactccctctgttcacttttgtaagttgtTTAGGACAGCTGAAATTGAACTGTTTTAGGTGTTGTCTTAAATGTCTAAAAggtcttacaaaagtgaacggagggagtatttatgtaTGGGGAACACTattcaatgattttttttaaatgtgttCCACATGAAAATTCCTTATTTAGGCTCTGTATATTATATACTTAAACGATGGACCTCATAGATGGGCATGTCATGTTTGCTGTGCTGATATTATCAGTTTAATATATGTTGTTTTTAAGGTCCACCAAATACTATAAAGGCTTCCCTTTTAGCGAATAATTTTAGGTGGCCTATGATTTCCCAATACTCCAGCATTTCAGTTTTGCTGTACCACAACCTTTGTGTCATTAAGAAGAGTAGACAAAATGCATGCAAACGTGAAACGTCCTGAAAAGTATATATATATTCTGGTAATATTGTTTCCTCGTTCAAACTCAAGCAAAGAAACTTAAAAGCTTCGATTTCAAACATAGACATTCCAAAAGATACACCAGCAATTTATCTATCTGTATTCTGTACTTGTTTTGAAGGACAATTCATTGATTTTGACTGGTCCAAAGAGAGGACTTGCGCTCTGCGGTTCGCTATTCTTTGAAATCGATCTGAAGGTTAAGGATGTGCATGGGAGGGAGGTCAAGGATGAAAGGCTCAGCAAACGGAAAGTAGTGGCTACTCTCAGGTGTAGTACACCCGTGTTAGCAAAAGATTGAAAAAATGTGATCAAACATTGTCCAAAAAATTTGAACTTTTGGGACATGAAACATTATCAGATGTGTGAGGTTCTTGCAAAATATCATCTAAAAATAACATCTGGCGAGCTCTCACCAAAAACAACAAAATTACTGCTCAAACAGTGCACAAAACTTTCAGCAAAGATTTTGTTTTTTTCGTTGAGAGCTCCTCGGATGTTATTTTTCGATGAAACTTGGCAAGAACCTCAAACATATGATAAAGTTTGATGtagcaaaatttcagattttttggatttcgtttgataaacttttttcaaagttttttctaACTCGGGTGTAGTACACCCGAGAGTAGAAAATCCAGTAGCAAAGGCACGCTGGATGTTAATGGCATCACAAGACAGGCATCAAACTTCGAATATGGGGTTGAAAAAAACACGCTTGTCAGCACATGCACAGCACATTGGAGATGAACTTTGCATTCGTTAGGGACGCCGTGGAGGGCACGGTTGAGATCAGGATCCTTGAGGGGCTTGTTGATTTCCATGGTAAGATCATTGCTACCACCACCAGAGTTCCATGTGAAATTGTGCTACATGATAGCAGAGTGAATGGCTTGCTCACTGCCGGCGATGATCAAGTCATGCGAACAGCGCGCCGCGTGGTATGTCTATCTGCAGGTGAGATGCTCTTGGTGACTGTTGCTCCTGAAGGTGGCGATGAGCTCTCTCGCCACACTGTTAGTTTTGCTTCAAGGCTCAACGGTTGTGCCGCCGAGAACATGGTGTGTGGTAACTATAAGATGCAAGTGAAGGTCACTTGGTCGATTGTGATGTAATTCCTGGTTTACTAGTTGTGGTAGGTCAGGTTTTAGAGAGGATCCCTGTATGATTTGCAGCATCATCACTGTCGAAAAAGCACGTCCGGGTAATGAATGTAGTCCTTTCATGGAATCTGGAAAGCTGAAGATCATATATGACCATGGTTTAATTGGGACAACCCATAACTGGTAAGATTGTTGTGTTATACCTTCTGTCCTACTCTACTTCCCATCTATTCATTTCAGATTCGATTGTTTCAGCGCTGACCAGTGACTGTATACTTAAATTCTTAGAATCTTTGATATTCGGGGACACACAAGGTATAATTTTTATAACTATACCGGAGGTTTTAGTTGCAGAAATAGGTCGACAGTTTGGCTAGTCTTGATGAAAACCATACGAGAACCACATTTTGGTGCTTCACAAAGGGGTTTAACTGATGGGTGCAGGATACATTGTATATACAGATACAGTATATAATCGCACAAAGATGAAAACCAGATGCCTGTCTCCACATCGATCGGGTGCTTCTGTCTCGCCCAACAGTTTCCATTCTTGATCCACATTCATGCCAGAGCCTCTTCTTTGAGTAGTACGATAATGCTTGCTGTCTCGGGTTCGTGGTAATCGCGGAAACTTCTGCATTGGTCTGTCTGCGTGCTTCCATACTGGATGTTCTTCCTACTACTGCTACATACAATTGACCATTGCTTGATGCCTTGATTTATTTACTTATATGGTTCTTTGCTATGCTATAGATCCTGAAAGAGCGAGTCATTCTGCTGGTCCAGATGGACCGCATCATGAGGCCTCACGGCACGCCATTATCAGAGACGAAGTTGCTGTCATAGACAACATCAAGAAGCTTATACCGGCGCTGAGATGGGATGACATGATGACTCCGAGGTGAAACCTAAGAAAGGCGCGCTCTTGTCAGGTGATGAAAGAAATAGTCTTGAACTCTTGATCGTGAGGAAAAAAGCTATGGGATGCAAAATGGTTCATGTTCTGATCTTATTCTGCTGCCGATTTAAAaaatcctactccctccgtcccacaatgttagacgttttttgacacgtcttacattatgggacggagggagcagGTGTTTTTCTTAATTTCCAAAATCCTAGCACCTTGGCTATCCTTTCTCCGCAGCTTTGTGCCTGTGATGGAATATTTTTGTGCCTGTGCTGGAATGTTCACAGAAGAGATGAGATAGGGGGTGTATGACATGCAAAATTGCATACTTTGATGGTGCAGAATTCATAGGACGGTAATAACAGTATGGTTCTCGGAATGCTCATCTGTAGCATTTCACAGGACAGTAACACTACAAGCGAAATCAAAGGATCAACGACGCCAGGCGCCGGGTGTTCTCTCTACAAGCGAAATCCACCGGGCTCTCGCTCAGCATCAGCAGCCCTTGCGCAGCCTCCAGCGTCCTCTCGTCCGGCTCGCTGTCACTGGCAATCGGCAATGGCGGCGGCATCGCCGCCCTGTTCGCGGCGGCGGCAGCCAGGATCTCCGCGATGGCGGCGTCGGCGTGTGGGGCGTCTCCCTGGCGGTAGTGCAGGATGACCAGCCCGAGCGGGCCGCGCGGCTGGCCGGCGACGCCCACCTGCAGCGCCGGCGACCGGAACGCCCACAGCTCCACCATGGCCGACTCCAGGTCCTCGGCCCTGGCGTCGCCCGCCACGTCCAGGCCGTTCTGGGTCAGGAAGCTGCCCCAGCCGGCGATGAGGCGGTAGGCGTCGTTGCAGCCGAGCTTCTTGAGGCCGAGCACGTAGGGCCTGCCGCGCCGGTCGTAGGCCTGCACCTGCACGCTCGGCTTCTCCTCCGCCGTCAGCGCCTCGTCCAGCGGGAACGGCTCGCCGCGCCGCCAGCTCTTGCGCGACATGAGCAGCCGGTGCTGCTGCAGCAGCCGGTCCGTCTTGCACAGCAGCTTCCCGTAGACGCGCACCGGCCGGGACGCGCCCAGGCCGCGCAGGACGTCCCGCAGCGCGCCGTCCACCACGCCGATCTCGTCCAGCGACGGGTCGTCCGCCGCCGTGGCGGGCGCGGACTCCATGCCGACGCCGGCCCAGAACACGCCGTCGAGCAGCCGACGACGCTTCTTGCGCCTCTTGCTTGGGGAAGATTGGGCACGGCGGCGGAAGGCGACGCGAGGCCGGAGCGCTGCGGCGTCTGCGGCCGCGCAGGGCGGCAGGCTCTGGTCCGCGGCCAAGATCCTCCCCTCGCCCTCGCGCTCCCCTCCTTCTTCCCCGGCTTTCCGTTGCGCCGCCGCAGGGGCAACGGACGCCGCGGGGCAGCCGCAAGATCCGCCGCCGCCCTTGGCGTCCGGCGACGCATGGCGGCCAATGCCCGTGGCGGCGGGAGGAGGCTTAGGCGCCGTCCTCCGCCGGCGAGGCACGCTCCCGACCTCCAGCAGTGTCATGGCGAGAAGGGCGCGGTGCTGGCAGACATTTGTaggtcggggaggcggcggcaGGAGACGAAAATGAATACCTAGCTGCTACAGCTCTGGGTTCTGGAACATAATATACGCGTGGATACCAGTACTAGTACTAGAGTTTGGTACGGGCTCCTCTCCAGACTCCAGTACTACTGCTGCTAGCAGGAAACTTATCAGTGATGAAAGCTTTCTTTTTTAGAAGAATTTTATTTAGGACagtaaaactaaacctaaaccctAGTCCTCTCACGCGTCCGTGGCCTTTGGCTGTTGGATCCCGCGGCTTGGCCATGCCTGACCGTCCGATGCATCATTTCCTCATTTCCTCCCGTGTGGGCTGCTTTTTGGGCTGAGTGTCCTTGGGCTGCTATTCCAGGGGTCAAATCGGATGCCTCCCGTTCACTGCTACGGGTTAACGTCGGACCCCGAAAGAACGGTGGTGATTATGCTCCATACCCACTCCCCTTCAAGAACCCTGTCCCCGCTCTGCGAACCCCGACCCCTCCTAGTCCCGCCCTAGGTCAAAGAGAAAGGGAGAGGTGATTgatggcagcagcggcgtccgctGCTGAAAGGTGTGCCTGTGTAGAGGATACAGAGATGGCTAAAAAACGAAAACAATCGCCAGTCAATGTGGTCGCAAGGTTGCAGACCAGGCGTGGAGGCGGGCAAGTAATGGCGATAAAGCTCATCCGTCCGCGATGTGTAACTGCCGCGACAGTGGAGGAGGTATGTTATTGTCGTATTTCCTTCCTTTTTTGCCATCCATATTTTTTGCTCCCTTCTATGTACCTTCGACAGCCATGTTCATTGCGTTGGGTTTGAATCCTTTCCACCTAAACTCTCGAAACATTTGGCAGGGATTGATGTTTTGTTGATAGATAGAGCTGATCTTGCATCGTATCACAAACTATGTTCTGCTGGTGTTTACATGGGTGATTGATTGTCGTCGTTGGTCATGCTTCATGACCTAAATAAGGACCTCGTGTATATTCAGTGGCAACTGGGATTATGCCAAGTTTTCCATGGTTTGATCGTCTTTCATCCTACTCTCACTGAAGTTAAGACATGGCTCCAGGGCAGGTTAACCTTTGTTTATTCATTGTATCTTTCTACCTATTTCTCCTAACTGTGATGTGCTTTGCCTCGAGCATTGCTAGAGTGTAGAGTAATGGTGTATAAGTATGATAGTTTAAAAGGAGTATTATTGTGTGTTGCAGTAATAATTTTAAATTTTAAAACTACAGACCTTGCATCATTTATTTGTTGTGAATGTGGGCAGTGCGTTCAAGTTGATCTGGAGCAATTTGAAGGGTTTCCTCAACACAAAAAACTTCAGCCAAGTTCACTTAAGCACCTGGAATTATGTATAGAAGTTTAAAATTGTAATTTGTTTCAACTGCTTTGCCACTTTTATGTATGCTTTGGTACAAAGTTTAATAATTGGACCTATTTGCTATGTGGAACATGTAGCATTTATTTGATCCTAATCTAATTCAGTTCGTCACCATCGTCTTTTGGCTCCCGCTTTCAACAAATGCAGTATCATTTATCTATTTTCTTGACATGATACTTTGGGAAACGGTTTAGACTTCTTGAGTCATTCTCTATTTATTGTCGGCGTATCTTTGAAAATAAACGAATAACATTTCCTCCATATATGAATGACAAACTAATATTATGGAGTTGTCCGGTCAAATGATCATTCGGTACATTTATGTTCCATTGCCAATTAACATTCATTTGTGATGCCTTCCTCAGAATGGAAACGTTTTTTTGTTGTTGTCGTTTTGTATTGTCGCTGCCGCAAAGATTACATGTACACTGAGCCGTAGTGTGTTTAAAAAAATTACATCATCCTTTTATGCTTCATGATGCTATATATTGCGAAAATATGTCTTGGTTTATTGGACAAGTCGATGGACACCGAAACACACACATTATGGTCTATTATAATTATCATCTTACACTATAAATGCACATAAAAAATAAGATCAATCATAAGTAACAACTTACACTACAAATACACTCAATATAATGCCCCTTCAATTTGCCATTTCCTAACTCTAATTACCCAATCAAAATGTTATGAGGTCTTGACCAAGGGATTAGGTGGTGTTATTGTTATGAAACATACCCCACCTAGAGGTCTTCCCTGTTTCTTCTGACCGAGCAATGATGACCATGATCCCCGAATGGCCGTTGAGCTTAGCAAGCACATATATAGTCGTTGACCTTGGCAAGCACATATGTCGTGGTGGATGGTTACCGTTtattaactaatttttttggtactcTTGTGTATATTGATTAGAGGCATATGTTTTTCTTAAAGAACAACCACAACCATTTTTTTCATAATCACATCGACAAATTTGTGAACTCTATGATTTGCAAGTTACATCCGCAATGGATTGAATAAAATGCGTCTATAGTCATTATACTTGTATCTTATATACACATTCGTCAAACGTATTGGGGAATTGAACTTATGGCAAGTGAATACTTCCGAGTGTGACAATATGGTCACCAAGCTCAACATTTTCAGCCTATGTTGACCATTTGGCCACACTAGTTGGGCGCATGCATGCAAAGTGGGGCTGCGTGCGTTTTTTCCTACCTTGCCACAATATTGGGGCACTGTATGCTCTCCCATTCCGCATGTATTCGCCTGATCGCCTATGCAGCTGCCGGCTCCATCGCCTCCACAACTATTCACACTCCACTTGATGGTTCATAGGACAATATGGTCATGTAAATGGCAATCTTCGTTCGTAGATATATGGCATTTTTTAGTTGACTTGGAAATTTTGCTTTGATTGTTTCTTTTCGTTACAACGTATTAGTATGAAGCATAAAAACATAGAGTTAAAAAAGGCATAAAATTGTGATATTATCAAAATGCCTGTCATTAGTCATTCACTTTTCACATGATCCAATGAAGACATTTTTTATTATATTATAATTAACACTGTGATGTTACTAAACATCCAAGTCACAAGAACACCTTTGAAAGAAACTATAATTACAAACTAGTCTTGGGGATTCTTCGTCTCCTCCATGTTGTACACACGATGACGTGAAAATTGCTTCCCACCGCCGGAACGAGAGAGCAATCATGCACGTAGTCGAGGAGGCCATCTAACTCTGCTAGGAAGCGCCGGTGAGGTCAATCCAACCCAGAAGGACCCATGCCCCTTGGCTTTGCCGCCAAACTTAGTCGGCTAGTCGAATGACACGAGTGCCAATTTTGGTCGCGTATACTCCTAATCAATCAAATGCCACGAGTGCACAATCGCTACAAAAGTCGGGAACAAAGGGGATTCCTAGTTTCAGACATAATTGACGCCATGGTCATACCAAAATATCAGTTGTGATGTTGATACCAGTTTACCCAAATAACACAAATTCAGCAATAGTTTCTTTTTTTTAAGGGAAAATTCAGCAATAGTTTCTGGGAGCATGATCATCTTCCCATTTCGGCTGTGTAAATATTTTTGATGAATTTTTCGAAAATTTGACGAAATTTCCGCTGAAAATGAGAACCTGGTCGCGAATTCGCGATTACCCACACCGGTGGAGGGGCAACGAGCACGTCACTCGGGAGATCCCAACAGTGCCCACTACCCGCAACCGCGGCACACTCTCCTTTCCCTCCTCGCACCGACGCCGCCATGGCCGAGCTGCGGCAcggcacggtggcggcggcggcggcccgcgcCTCCTCCGGCTCGCCCGCGAAGCGCGACGCGgaggccgcctccgcctccgcctcctcccccttcctctcctccccacgcagcggcggcggcgacggcggcaaggACGGCGCGCTGCGCCCGCCCCCTCCGCTCCACCAGAGGTACTCGctccccgccgccgtccgcgcccTCCTCGCGCTCGAGGACCCCCGGTCGCCCTCGGCCCCGGCCTCCTACCGGATCCTGCTCGCCGTCCTCGCCTGCGTCGCCCTCGCCGCGCTCGTCTCCGCCCCCTCCGTCTGGTCGCGCCTCGTGAGTCCTCGATCCGGTCGATCTTCGTCGCGTCTCGTCGGGATCCCTGATGCTTGCTGACAttcgtgttgttgttgttggacCCTAGAACGCGCCCTACCTGTGCCGCAAGGATGGGATTCGGCTCCAGTGCCCCGGGGTAAAGTGATGTTGATCTCAGCCTGCATCTGGGTGGATGTTTGTGCGTGCAATCTGTTTTAACGTTTGTTTGTTTGGCTTGGCTTGGTGTTGCTGTTCAGGTGAGCAACTCTCTGTGGGAGAATCCGCATGCCGCCGCCACGTCTTGGAAGCCGTGTGCCGAGCGACGCAGGGACGAGATCTCAGGCAAGTGCCGAATAGAAATGCGATGAAAGCTGTTTCATAACTGTGACGGTATCTTCTCAGTGTACCATTTTTTTTGCGGTATCTTCATGTATCTTGATACTGCCGCAAAGCCGATATGTTGCCCGGGTAGTTGATAAAATTTTCTCAAGACCATAAGTAAATTTAACAGCTGACCTGCTAGATATAGTATGTTTGGTTAGAAGATATTCCAAGCCCAAGTTGTGTGGTTGGAGAAATAAAACGTGACTGGTTGATTTTGAGATGAGGATAAATTGTGATATTATTTGCAAGAGCACAAGTGGAAAGGGAACCCAGAAACAAAATACTCTCTCTACATTTCTTCTTTAACGGCTAGTTTAATTCTTGTTACCCCTCTTTCTGCCCATAGCCTAACACAGTAGCACACAAGCTTTCTTCATGAAACAATAATTCTTGTTGCTTCCTCTTGGGGAAAGGGATCCCAAGTTGAAGCTGTCTTGGTGCTCACCCGCTGTTTATATTCATCACCATGGCTTACGAAAATATGAAAACCATTCACCTTAAACCATGGTTGCGTCCTGATGAgtataaattttgtctttttttccCTACTATTCTGCAGATCTTGTGCCAGAGAACGAAACTTCTGGGTATATTTTTATTCATGCCGAGGGAGGATTGAACCAGCAACGAATAGCTGTACGTACGTGCCCTATTCCCATTTATCAATTTGTTGAAGGACAATTTTTTTGACTTGTTATGCGACATTTGCTTATGTAGTATAAATGGCACCTTGCCTAATTTTTATCAAGCACTATCAGTTGATTGCACTACTTTGATATATTCACAGATATGTAATGCTGTTGCAATTGCTAAGATAATGAACGCCACACTTATTTTGCCTGTGCTGAAGCAGGATCAAATATGGAAAGATCAAACGTAAGTGATAATTCTGGCCTCCTTTCCGAATTGACTCCTGCTTGCTTatgcccctttgtaatttgtgtttgTTATCATGTTAGCTCCTGGCAAAAGTGTTTAATATTTGACAACCTTGTATTTTCTATTCAGGAAATTTGAAGATATCTTCGATGTAGATCATTTTATAAATTATTTGAAGGATGATGTCCGCATCGTTCGAGATATTCCTGACTGGTTCACAGAAAAAGATGAGCTGTTCACCAGTATAAGGTTGGTTGCTTCATTTCATCTTTTGATCTGTCTTAGCTGCTGTCAGCTTAATAGCTTGATGCTAAAGTCTAAACACATGAATGATATTGATTTTTAGAGCACTGCTTTCTTTTGTAGTAAAATCAACACCAATATTGTTAGAGAGGGAACAATTAATCTTAGAGCGTATTAACTTGAACAAGCCAACTAACTAGGTGTCTTCTGCTGCTTGTTTGTGCTCTGCAGTTTCCATTATTTACAAAGTTACATGCATTTCTCATGTatgcaatatattgctaatgcAATGCCAGTGCAACTAGAGTTGTCTCTGCTTCAAATGTCATCAATTTCTCCCCAAGTATAAGTCTGCTTGTCCAATTCAGATTATTATATTTTGCGACCTGAGTTTTGAGGATCCGATAAGATTGTACTGCTGGGGCATTGCAATGTTTTTTTTGCTTCTGCTCATTTTCTCTTTGTGACAATTTTATCAATCATTAGGTAATGTTGCCATGCTAGTCGATACTGTAATCCTAGTTCATTATAGCGCTTTAAACTACAGTACCCGCTGTCATATGTGTTATTCATAATTGGTTGGCACTGGTACGTTTTTTGGCATGATAGTTTGCTGGCGGACATAGCTATAGACCTATATGTGTTATTCTGGTTTATCTGCCGGATAAGATCTTCGTAGTGATTAAAATTTTGCCAATTTCCGTGACTACCATCTGTGAGTTTTTTTTAAATGCCAGCAATACCGCCACCTACAAAATGGTTCCTATATGTACATTTAATTCTATGGTTAGATAAATGTGCTTATGTTGTTTCTTGTTTTTGCTTGTTGCATATGTTTTTCCTACATGCCAACATATTTTCATACTTAATTGTAACTTCTATAATTATTTATGTTGATTTTAACAGGCGTACTGTAAAAAATATCCCAAAATATGCACCAGCGCAGTTTTATGTCGATAATGTACTTCCAAGGATCAAGGAGAAAAAGATAATGTCTATCAAACCATTCGTTGATAGATTGGGGTAAGTCTTAATATCATTTTATGAAGATATTTCCATGACTCTATTCTGTTCATATATCTTCAGACTTGCTACATAATTGTTTAGCACAGTGACTAGTTCTTCACATTCGAGTCTTTGTGGTCAAGTAATATTGCTCTCTGCTACTCTCCCTTTCCCCCTTGGCCCTACACCCCACCCAGTTTATTCCTTGCTATCTTGTTCACTTCCATTGACTTATGGCCATAGTGTATTGTAAACTCATCATTGCAGGTATGATAATGTTCCAATGAAGATTAACCGGCTCAGATGCAGAGTTAATTATCACGCCTTAAAGTTTCTACCTGGCATTGAAGAAATGGCTGACAAACTGGCAACAAGGATGCGGAATCGAACTGGGAGTGTAAATCCATACATGTAAGTGTAGCTCATGATCTTCAGAGTAATCTGCCTTGGAGTTGGCAATTTTTTACATGTCTCACACTGTT
The sequence above is drawn from the Triticum aestivum cultivar Chinese Spring chromosome 7A, IWGSC CS RefSeq v2.1, whole genome shotgun sequence genome and encodes:
- the LOC123154148 gene encoding uncharacterized protein yields the protein MAGGDFPPVAVAPERDREADERLLKKKKKPEPEQPQPQPAAEEATGVNPLSPRYSEYDPKQREHVYTRFCFDPRLDLYKESPYGPTRHTHKTFGEGFPLSNSANILSVKIVSSDYGYPLDVYGTVIARDDLDRKCVYLFWHDKDNRQFITS
- the LOC123148894 gene encoding protein PECTIC ARABINOGALACTAN SYNTHESIS-RELATED, which gives rise to MAELRHGTVAAAAARASSGSPAKRDAEAASASASSPFLSSPRSGGGDGGKDGALRPPPPLHQRYSLPAAVRALLALEDPRSPSAPASYRILLAVLACVALAALVSAPSVWSRLNAPYLCRKDGIRLQCPGVSNSLWENPHAAATSWKPCAERRRDEISDLVPENETSGYIFIHAEGGLNQQRIAICNAVAIAKIMNATLILPVLKQDQIWKDQTKFEDIFDVDHFINYLKDDVRIVRDIPDWFTEKDELFTSIRRTVKNIPKYAPAQFYVDNVLPRIKEKKIMSIKPFVDRLGYDNVPMKINRLRCRVNYHALKFLPGIEEMADKLATRMRNRTGSVNPYMALHLRFEKGMVGLSFCDFAGTREEKAMMAEYRQKQWPRRFKNGSHLWSLALEKRKEGRCPLEPGKIGFILRAMGYTKETQIYVASGQVYGGNNRMAPLRNMFPNLVTKEDLASKEEIEHFKKHVTSLAALDFLVCLKSDVFVMTHGGNFAKLIIGFRRYMGRHRLKSIKPDKGLMSKFFGDPYMPWANFVEDVMITHQTRTGLPEATFPHYDLWENPLSHCMCRA